In a single window of the Lates calcarifer isolate ASB-BC8 linkage group LG1, TLL_Latcal_v3, whole genome shotgun sequence genome:
- the LOC108888690 gene encoding electrogenic aspartate/glutamate antiporter SLC25A12, mitochondrial, producing the protein MAVKVQATKRADPHDLKTIFLKYASVVDDGEHYMTPRDFVQSYLGLHTQAQHNPKTVELIAGVADTTKDGLISFQEFLAFESVLCAPDALFIVAFQLFDKTGTGNISFENVRDIFSQTTVHHHIPFNWDCEFIRLHFGHERNKNLSYTEFTQFLQELQLEHARQAFAQKDKNKSGTITALDFSDIMATIRHHMLTPFVEENLVSAAGGSTSHMVSFSYFNAFNALLNNMELVRKIYSTLAGTHRDTLVTKEEFVHAANKFGQITPMEIDILYQLSGLHSHSGRLNHTDIERIAPLEEGAMPYHLAEAQRQHAHDTSRPIWLQAAESAYRFTLGSIRGSTGATAVYPIDLVKTRMQNQRSTGSFVGELMYKNSFDCAKKVLRYEGFFGFYRGLLPQLIGVAPEKAIKLTVNDFVRDKFTTQDDTIPLPAEILAGGCAGASQVIFTNPLEIVKIRLQVAGEITTGPRVSALNVVRDLGFFGLYKGAKACFLRDIPFSAIYFPVYAHTKEKLADEEGRLGALQLLTAGAIAGIPAASLVTPADVIKTRLQVAARAGQTTYSGVIDCFKKILKEEGFRAFWKGAGARVFRSSPQFGVTLVTYELLQRWFYIDFGGHRPAGSEPTPKPAIEDLPSVTADHVGGYRLAAATFAGVERKFGLHLPKFKPSGEATIKPAESRTEPQAS; encoded by the exons ATGGCGGTCAAG GTGCAAGCCACAAAAAGAGCCGACCCCCATGACTTGAAGACTATTTTTCTGAAG tATGCCAGCGTGGTGGACGATGGAGAGCATTACATGACCCCCAGGGACTTTGTACAGAGTTACCTGGGTCTGCATACACAGGCTCAGCATAATCCCAAAACTGTGGAGCTGATAGCTGGAGTGGCTGACACCACCAAAGATGG ACTGATCTCTTTCCAGGAGTTTCTGGCCTTTGAATCAGTTCTATGTGCCCCGGATGCCCTGTTCATAGTTGCCTTTCAGTTGTTTGACAAGACTGGCACAGGGAATATCTCATTTG AGAATGTACGCGACATCTTCAGCCAGACCACAGTTCATCACCACATTCCCTTCAACTGGGACTGCGAGTTCATCAGGCTACACTTCGGCCATGAAAGAAACAAGAATCTCAGCTACACAGAGTTCACCCAGTTCCTGCAG GAGCTGCAGTTGGAGCATGCCCGCCAAGCTTTTGCACAAAAAGACAAGAACAAAAGTGGCACCATCACTGCCTTGGACTTCAGCGACATCATGGCCACCATCAGACACCACATGCTGACTCCATTTGTAGAGGAGAATCTGGTTTCT GCTGCAGGAGGCAGTACCTCCCACATGGTGAGCTTCTCCTACTTCAATGCCTTCAACGCCCTCctcaacaacatggagctggtcCGCAAGATTTACAGCACCCTCGCcggcacacacagagacacacttgTTACCAAAG AGGAGTTTGTTCATGCTGCCAATAAGTTTGGTCAAATCACTCCAATGGAGATTGACATCCTGTACCAGCTCTCTGGTCTCCACTCTCACTCTGG GCGGCTGAACCATACAGACATTGAGAGGATAGCCCCGCTGGAGGAAGGAGCCATGCCATACCACCTAGCAGAGGCCCAGAGACAG CACGCTCACGATACGTCTCGGCCCATCTGGCTCCAGGCTGCAGAATCCGCCTACAGGTTTACCCTGGGCTCAATTC GGGGCT ccaCTGGTGCCACGGCTGTGTACCCCATCGACCTGGTGAAGACGCGCATGCAGAACCAGCGCTCCACAGGCTCCTTCGTAGGAGAACTGATGTACAAGAACAGCTTCGACTGTGCGAAGAAAGTGCTGCGTTACGAGGGCTTCTTTGGATTCTACAGAG GTCTCCTCCCGCAGCTCATTGGCGTTGCCCCGGAGAAAGCTATCAAACTCACG GTGAATGATTTTGTCAGAGACAAGTTCACCACACAAGATGATACCATCCCTCTGCCTGCAGAGATTCTCGCTGGTGGATGT GCTGGAGCATCCCAGGTGATTTTCACCAATCCTCTTGAGATCGTTAAGATCCGTCTGCAGGTGGCTGGAGAGATCACTACAGGGCCCAGGGTCAGTGCCCTGAATGTTGTGAGAGACCTGGGCTTCTTTGGCCTCTACAAG ggAGCCAAAGCTTGCTTCCTGCGTGACATCCCCTTCTCTGCCATCTACTTCCCTGTTTATGCCCACACCAAGGAGAAGCTGGCAGATGAGGAGGGAAGGCTGGGGGCACTGCAGCTGCTCACTGCTGGAGCTATCGCAG GTATACCAGCGGCTTCGCTGGTGACCCCTGCTGATGTCATCAAGACCAGGCTCCAGGTGGCGGCCCGAGCAGGCCAGACAACATACAGCGGCGTCATCGACTGCTTCAAGAAGATCCTCAAGGAGGAAGGTTTCAGGGCATTTTGGAAAGGAGCAGGAG CTCGCGTCTTCAGATCCTCACCACAGTTCGGCGTAACCCTGGTGACCTATGAACTGTTGCAGAGATGGTTCTACATTGACTTTGGAGGACA TCGTCCTGCCGGCTCAGAGCCCACCCCAAAACCTGCGATTGAGGACCTTCCCTCAGTGACTGCAGACCACGTGGGTGGCTACCGTCTGGCTGCTGCGACCTTTGCTGGTGTGGAGAGAAAGTTCGGCCTGCATCTGCCCAAGTTCAAGCCTTCCGGAGAGGCGACAATCAAACCAGCCGAGTCCAGAACGGAGCCACAGGCCTCGTAA